The proteins below come from a single Saccharophagus degradans 2-40 genomic window:
- a CDS encoding response regulator transcription factor — protein MSNPLTVLLIEDNLTIASQVCDCLEGVGWQVDHTVKGAQGIELALAQVYDVVVLDLNLPDIDGLEVCKSIKQQALTFLPILMLTARDAFDDKADGFGMGADDYVTKPFELRELVLRCSALARRHNLHNNKILRLGNLEVDTAKRTASRSGQVLQLTKIGFEILSVLAQAYPQPVTRSVLIHKVWADDPPDSDALRTHIFSLRSALDKPFNSPMLTTIINVGYKLEIKQELKQELEQECIKESRNEV, from the coding sequence GTGAGTAACCCATTAACCGTACTACTAATAGAAGATAACCTAACCATTGCTAGCCAAGTGTGCGACTGTTTAGAGGGCGTAGGTTGGCAAGTGGATCACACAGTTAAGGGGGCGCAAGGTATCGAGCTGGCGCTGGCGCAGGTTTACGATGTGGTAGTGCTAGATTTAAACCTGCCAGATATAGATGGCCTAGAAGTATGCAAAAGCATTAAACAGCAAGCGCTTACCTTCCTGCCTATTTTAATGCTAACCGCACGCGATGCGTTTGACGATAAAGCCGATGGTTTTGGCATGGGGGCCGACGACTACGTAACCAAACCCTTCGAGCTGCGCGAATTAGTTTTACGGTGCAGCGCTTTAGCACGTAGACACAACCTGCATAACAATAAAATACTCCGCCTTGGCAATTTAGAGGTAGATACCGCAAAGCGCACAGCCAGTCGCAGTGGGCAAGTATTACAACTTACCAAAATAGGCTTTGAAATTTTAAGCGTATTGGCGCAAGCCTACCCCCAGCCTGTTACTCGATCTGTACTTATACATAAAGTATGGGCCGACGACCCACCCGATAGCGATGCACTGCGCACTCATATTTTTAGTTTGCGCAGCGCACTAGACAAACCTTTTAACTCGCCAATGCTAACCACCATAATTAATGTGGGTTACAAATTGGAAATAAAACAAGAGTTGAAGCAAGAATTAGAACAAGAGTGTATAAAAGAGTCACGCAATGAAGTTTAA
- a CDS encoding GNAT family N-acetyltransferase → MKTRVATAQDAQSIAELHIASWQQNYTNALSANYLNNIAPAERKALWTQRFAQPQANQQVFVAENNGELIGFACVYHNHNPKWGAYLDNLHVASQCQGLGVGKQLLQTVASWCLTQNNSANAGLCLLVNRNNTNAQAFYLHLGARNAEQSVWHAPDGSDVPTFWFVWDSMEPLLK, encoded by the coding sequence ATGAAAACCCGCGTAGCAACCGCGCAAGATGCGCAAAGCATTGCCGAACTACATATAGCCAGTTGGCAACAAAACTACACTAATGCGCTTAGTGCTAATTACCTAAACAATATTGCACCTGCCGAGCGCAAGGCACTGTGGACGCAGCGGTTTGCCCAGCCGCAAGCTAACCAGCAAGTATTTGTAGCAGAAAATAACGGCGAGCTAATTGGGTTTGCGTGTGTGTACCATAACCACAACCCAAAGTGGGGTGCCTATTTAGATAATTTGCACGTAGCATCACAATGCCAAGGGCTAGGTGTAGGCAAGCAATTACTGCAAACGGTAGCGAGCTGGTGCTTAACGCAAAATAATAGTGCTAATGCTGGCTTGTGCTTATTAGTGAATCGCAACAACACCAACGCGCAGGCTTTTTACTTGCACTTAGGTGCGCGCAATGCCGAGCAGAGCGTGTGGCACGCGCCCGATGGTAGCGATGTACCCACGTTTTGGTTTGTGTGGGATAGCATGGAACCTCTGCTTAAATAA
- a CDS encoding ribonuclease HI: MLELKLFTDGSVNTKQNIGCGAYLILTDLAAPINTLAPQIKVKQFEQTSSTKLELQIFLHGVEAALAQAQGQLLTITAYTDSQNIVGLLARRKRLEQANYYSSKGKRLNNVELYQQFYALADSTRLTLIKVEGHKKTQHKDSIDKIFSLVDKAARHALRNVEREI; encoded by the coding sequence ATGCTCGAACTTAAGCTCTTTACCGACGGTAGCGTCAATACAAAGCAAAACATTGGTTGTGGTGCCTACCTTATACTTACCGATTTAGCTGCGCCTATAAATACACTTGCGCCGCAAATTAAGGTTAAGCAGTTTGAGCAAACCAGCTCCACTAAATTAGAGTTGCAGATATTTCTACACGGGGTAGAAGCAGCATTAGCGCAAGCTCAAGGTCAATTGCTAACAATAACCGCCTATACAGATTCGCAAAATATAGTGGGGTTGCTCGCTAGGCGTAAACGGCTAGAGCAAGCTAATTACTATTCCAGCAAAGGTAAGCGCCTGAATAACGTTGAGTTGTACCAACAGTTTTATGCACTTGCAGATAGCACTCGCCTCACCTTAATAAAGGTAGAGGGGCATAAAAAAACGCAGCATAAAGACAGTATAGATAAAATATTTAGCTTGGTAGATAAAGCCGCAAGGCATGCACTACGTAATGTGGAGCGTGAGATTTAG
- a CDS encoding YkgJ family cysteine cluster protein → MVALILNSVQNMKDCNQCGKCCIKYGDGALSATANEIDMWELFQPHIFEYVHNGDIWVDPATGKKLNRCPFLEISPPTTTTAPLKYTCSIYHDRPEDCRHYPTHIEEMIRDECEMIEPIDLTNTERAQTKLDIIMSDSRPPKR, encoded by the coding sequence ATGGTGGCGCTTATTCTAAACAGTGTGCAAAACATGAAAGACTGTAATCAGTGCGGTAAATGCTGCATAAAATATGGCGATGGGGCACTTTCTGCTACCGCCAACGAAATAGATATGTGGGAGCTATTTCAGCCCCATATATTTGAATACGTACATAATGGTGACATTTGGGTAGACCCAGCCACAGGCAAAAAATTAAACCGCTGCCCATTTTTAGAAATCAGCCCACCAACTACGACTACTGCCCCACTAAAATACACCTGCAGTATTTATCACGATCGCCCAGAAGACTGTAGGCACTACCCTACTCATATTGAAGAAATGATAAGGGATGAGTGCGAAATGATAGAGCCGATAGATTTAACCAATACTGAACGGGCGCAAACTAAGTTAGATATTATTATGAGTGACAGTAGGCCGCCAAAAAGGTAA
- a CDS encoding arylesterase, with protein MKLNGFARHLVVLLGVVCFVYATQARADQARPTILILGDSLSAAYKLSAEDGWGHLLVQRLAAQGFNYEVVNASISGATTNAGLQRMPALLEKHKPEYVLLELGANDGLQGMPVAGITRNLESLIKQALHAGAEVILLGIQLPPNFGSRYTQPFFEQYSSLAKKYNLALVPFLLEGVAGKPALMQADGLHPTAEAQPIVLNNVWPVLKEQLSKK; from the coding sequence ATGAAATTGAACGGTTTCGCGCGCCACTTAGTGGTTTTACTTGGCGTAGTGTGTTTTGTATACGCAACACAGGCTCGCGCAGATCAAGCCCGCCCTACTATTTTAATCCTAGGCGATAGCCTAAGCGCAGCTTATAAATTGTCTGCAGAAGACGGCTGGGGGCATTTATTGGTTCAACGCCTTGCGGCGCAAGGGTTTAATTATGAGGTGGTAAACGCTTCAATAAGTGGTGCTACCACTAATGCAGGCTTGCAGCGAATGCCTGCCTTATTAGAAAAGCACAAACCAGAATATGTATTGTTAGAGCTGGGCGCAAACGATGGCTTACAAGGCATGCCGGTAGCAGGCATAACGCGCAATTTGGAATCGCTAATTAAGCAAGCACTGCACGCCGGCGCAGAGGTAATATTACTGGGCATTCAGCTACCCCCCAATTTCGGCAGCCGCTACACCCAGCCCTTTTTTGAGCAATACTCAAGCTTGGCTAAAAAATATAATTTAGCGTTGGTACCATTCCTATTAGAAGGTGTAGCAGGTAAACCTGCACTCATGCAAGCCGACGGTTTACACCCCACCGCAGAGGCACAACCAATAGTACTAAACAATGTATGGCCAGTACTTAAAGAACAATTGAGTAAAAAATAG
- a CDS encoding ABC transporter ATP-binding protein has translation MISTHNLCHQVPIHESELALLKSIDLNILKGESVAIVGASGSGKSTLLTMLAGLDTPTSGNIVIDSQDITQLDEEQRAKVRADYISFVFQNFQLLGSLTALENVMLPLEVRGNADPLTKASQYLQRVGLGKRLTHYPKQLSGGEQQRVALARAFACEAPLLFADEPTGNLDSATGRAIADLLFELNGESNTTLILVTHDDKLAQRCQRQLRMEEGRISEITTAHFA, from the coding sequence ATGATTAGCACCCACAACCTTTGCCACCAAGTACCTATTCACGAAAGCGAGCTCGCTTTACTAAAAAGCATCGATTTGAATATTTTAAAAGGTGAATCTGTTGCCATTGTGGGCGCATCTGGCTCGGGTAAATCCACTCTGCTTACCATGCTTGCAGGGTTAGATACGCCAACATCGGGCAATATTGTTATCGATTCGCAAGATATTACTCAATTAGACGAAGAACAGCGGGCAAAAGTTCGCGCAGATTACATTTCTTTTGTTTTTCAAAACTTTCAATTATTAGGCAGTTTAACCGCACTAGAGAACGTAATGCTGCCATTGGAAGTGCGCGGTAACGCAGACCCTTTAACCAAAGCCAGCCAGTATTTACAGCGGGTGGGCCTAGGTAAGCGCTTAACCCACTACCCTAAGCAGCTATCTGGCGGTGAACAACAACGCGTAGCGCTAGCACGTGCTTTTGCTTGCGAGGCACCATTATTGTTTGCCGATGAACCCACTGGTAATTTAGATTCGGCCACAGGCCGCGCCATTGCCGATTTATTATTCGAACTAAACGGTGAAAGCAATACTACATTAATATTGGTTACTCACGACGACAAACTCGCGCAGCGCTGCCAGCGCCAATTGCGCATGGAAGAAGGTCGCATTAGCGAAATTACCACAGCCCATTTCGCTTAG
- a CDS encoding ABC transporter permease, with protein sequence MKTGLKLLLRDWRGGELGLLLVSLILATATITCISLFASRIHNSLYDEASQFLAGDAQITGSAPIPTPLQNEATQQNLQGALTIQFRAMVFSDESMHISATKAVAASYPLKGQIQIADTPFGAPTLVNHGPAEGEVWLASRLFGALAINIGDTVQIGEANFKATAAIIKEPDNAQSLFGVAPRALIHINDVEKTQAIQLGSRVNYTWMLAGDSSSVETFKQYFEANKGEHHRWVDIHEQNRSVGSALNRAESFLLLAGSLGVVLCGLAIALAARRYAMRQATNVALLKTFGQTPNKISRLYCGNLLALGMVGILPGAVVGWALHWGIIFALQDLLPNGLASASVSALFIGAGSGIVALAAFAAPPILSLRQVSPAAVIRLDSQSALNFGWLSWLPGVLAIIGLIFWYSQSLQLTLVLTLGLAVCCIGISICARLIILASRVTTKKLTGSWRLGLANLQRHRQMNSVQILVFSTLLMLLFTLTLTRTSLISQWQNQIPEGTPNHFVFNIFSEDRTPIAEKLASAQVEHSPFYPMMRGRLIEVNGVTVKDILETEEVPHNYARELNLTWSNTLGSDNKIEQGEWWQTNTPRPQGLYVSAELEYATGLNMQLGDVLTFSISGERVNAELASIRSVQWDSMNPNFYMIFDRTVLDGTAANWLTSFYLAPDQKPFLNDLIKTYPTVSVIELDQLIAQLQSIVSQVTLAVEFILMLVLAAGVLVLISSVQATLDVRMQESAILRTLGAPKRLVGNILLIEFGALGALAGLLAAVGTETAFYFLQTRVFNLQYQPQPIMWLVAPFIGAALIGAVGWASTRKVVHIAPAKLLREIG encoded by the coding sequence ATGAAAACAGGTTTAAAACTATTACTGCGCGATTGGCGCGGCGGCGAACTGGGTTTATTGCTGGTATCGCTAATACTCGCCACGGCCACTATTACATGCATTAGCCTATTCGCCAGCCGTATACATAACTCGTTATACGATGAAGCCAGCCAGTTTTTAGCAGGCGATGCACAAATAACCGGCTCGGCCCCCATACCAACCCCACTGCAAAACGAAGCGACACAACAAAACCTACAAGGTGCACTTACTATACAATTTCGCGCGATGGTGTTTTCGGATGAGAGCATGCATATATCGGCCACAAAAGCTGTTGCAGCTAGCTACCCACTAAAAGGCCAAATACAAATTGCCGATACCCCTTTCGGCGCCCCCACCCTAGTTAACCACGGGCCAGCCGAAGGCGAGGTTTGGCTGGCATCGCGCTTATTTGGCGCACTGGCCATAAATATTGGCGATACTGTGCAAATTGGCGAAGCCAACTTTAAAGCAACCGCGGCCATAATTAAGGAACCCGACAACGCGCAAAGTTTATTTGGTGTAGCCCCACGCGCGCTTATTCATATAAATGACGTAGAAAAAACACAGGCTATTCAATTGGGCAGCCGCGTTAACTACACGTGGATGCTTGCCGGCGACAGCAGTAGCGTAGAAACATTTAAACAATATTTTGAAGCCAACAAAGGCGAACATCACCGCTGGGTAGATATTCACGAGCAAAACCGCAGCGTGGGCAGCGCGCTAAACCGCGCAGAAAGCTTTTTATTATTAGCGGGCAGTTTAGGTGTTGTGCTGTGCGGGCTTGCCATTGCGTTAGCCGCCAGACGCTACGCCATGCGACAAGCAACGAATGTAGCGCTACTTAAAACATTCGGCCAAACACCCAACAAAATTAGCCGCCTTTATTGTGGCAATTTATTAGCTTTAGGCATGGTGGGTATTTTACCGGGCGCAGTGGTGGGCTGGGCCTTACACTGGGGAATAATTTTCGCGCTGCAAGATTTACTGCCCAATGGTTTAGCTAGCGCATCAGTAAGTGCGCTGTTTATTGGGGCTGGGTCTGGCATTGTGGCGCTGGCGGCGTTTGCTGCACCACCTATACTAAGTTTACGCCAAGTTTCCCCCGCCGCAGTTATACGATTAGATAGCCAAAGCGCATTAAACTTTGGCTGGCTAAGTTGGCTGCCCGGCGTACTTGCCATTATTGGTTTAATTTTTTGGTACAGCCAAAGCCTGCAATTAACCTTGGTGCTTACATTAGGCTTGGCGGTTTGCTGTATTGGTATATCTATTTGTGCCCGCCTTATTATTTTGGCTAGTCGCGTTACCACCAAAAAACTTACCGGAAGCTGGCGTTTAGGCTTGGCAAATTTACAGCGCCACAGGCAAATGAACAGCGTACAAATTTTGGTGTTTTCCACCTTATTAATGTTGCTATTTACCCTTACGTTAACGCGCACGAGTTTAATTAGCCAATGGCAAAACCAAATACCAGAAGGTACCCCCAACCATTTTGTATTTAATATTTTTTCTGAAGACCGCACACCAATAGCAGAAAAATTAGCTAGCGCACAGGTAGAGCACAGCCCGTTTTACCCCATGATGCGCGGTCGCTTAATAGAAGTGAATGGCGTAACAGTAAAAGACATATTAGAAACCGAAGAAGTACCCCACAATTACGCACGCGAATTAAACCTAACCTGGTCTAACACCTTAGGTAGCGACAATAAAATTGAGCAGGGCGAATGGTGGCAAACCAACACCCCGCGCCCACAGGGCTTGTATGTTTCTGCAGAGCTAGAATATGCCACCGGCTTAAACATGCAACTTGGCGATGTTCTTACCTTTAGCATATCCGGTGAGCGAGTAAACGCAGAGCTTGCGAGTATTCGGTCTGTGCAGTGGGATTCGATGAACCCCAATTTCTATATGATTTTCGACCGCACCGTTTTAGATGGCACCGCAGCAAATTGGCTTACTAGCTTTTATTTAGCACCCGACCAAAAGCCTTTTTTAAACGACTTAATTAAAACCTACCCAACGGTATCAGTTATCGAGCTAGACCAACTGATTGCGCAACTGCAATCCATAGTTAGCCAAGTTACGCTCGCCGTAGAATTTATTCTTATGCTGGTACTTGCCGCTGGGGTATTGGTATTAATTAGCTCAGTACAAGCTACGCTAGATGTACGCATGCAAGAAAGCGCCATATTGCGCACCCTAGGCGCACCTAAACGCTTAGTGGGCAATATACTGTTAATAGAATTTGGTGCACTTGGTGCTCTGGCGGGCTTACTTGCCGCAGTAGGCACAGAAACCGCCTTTTACTTTTTACAAACCCGCGTATTCAACCTGCAATACCAACCACAACCTATCATGTGGCTAGTAGCACCCTTTATAGGCGCAGCCCTAATAGGCGCCGTGGGCTGGGCATCTACACGTAAGGTAGTACACATAGCACCCGCTAAGTTATTGCGGGAAATTGGCTAA